The sequence CCTCTCTTTAGGATCTTtgatagaaattaaaaaaaattaatggacATAGAGCATAGCACATACATGCTTAAACCTTATATTTATTTTGAATGTCATCATGAGTATTTTAGTTTATCTCTCTTTTTATGAtgaaattcaaattatacaaaagTTCTTTAAATTAAATGGCTTTTTTTACTTGTCTCTGGCTAGAATGTGTTATTAATTGTCGATGGTTTAGTTGTTACTAATTTCTAAATAGCTAAGCAAAATAGTGTGCTTGTTTCATTGGTGTACTTAAAAAGCGTTTGTTCAACGTATCTTGAACCCATTCTTTCAGAAATTATACTAAATCCTGTGTTGGTTAACTTATTTTTTACCGTATAAATTAATAAGTGTTGTTGGTAGCTAAGTCCACTTAATTTTGTTGATAAATCAATGCATTAATTAATATGCCATGTGCTTTACAGTGTGTTTATTATTTATGGCAGAGAGCTTTGGCATTGAGTTTTCCATTTAGGCGTTGGAGATAAGTGTCTCATAAAGGTATGTTTATATTGCGTAAGGTGAAACCATATTTTCTCGGCATTTAGTTTCGTTTTATTTTTCCTTCAACAAATGAATTGTTAGAATGTGACAAGATATGttactttctgtttatttttactaTCGATCTGTCCATTCTAAACATTATATTTTCATAGATGGATAACGAAAATATCGAAGATGCTAATTTAGAAGATAGAACGAACGTCATACATGACTTAGAAATTCAAGTACATCAAGTCACTTCTACTGACGTATATCAACCTGAACCAATACAAATCTTAACTCGTGTTAATGAAGAGTTAGAAAAGAGACAAAATATTTGTGTCACATCTCTTACATGTGTTATGGTGCATGCATTGTGTACTTTGGAATTATTATCACGATATAGACCTAGGCAAATTAATGACGAAAACTTGGAAAGAGAAAACAGGCGTGCTCAGTTAATGATACAGTTATTGAAATCTGACAAATGTCGAGATGTCATACGTATGAGCCCTGAAGCATTTCAACTATTGTGTCAAAAGTTAAGAGGAACTGGTAGAGTAAAGGATTCAACTCGATCTACGGTTGAAGAGCAAGTAGCTAAATTCCTACATATTATAGGGCACAATGTAAAAACTAGGACCATGTCTTTCTTCTTTCACCGCTCAGGGGAGACAATTAGTCGCCACTTTCACAACGTCCTACATGCTATTCTATCATTAGAGGAAGACTTCTTCAAGCAACTGTCTAGTGAGGATGTTCCTTATGAAATATTTCATAATAGTCGATTCTATCCATTTTTCAAGGTACTAAATCTTTTGATTTACTTGGTGAATTTTATGTAATTGTCAACGAAATAATTATGAAATTGTTATGTTAATATGTCCATATACTTTCTAAAAAAGGACTGCATTGGAGCCATAGATGGTACTCATAGTCGTGTGAAGGTACCAAGGATGGAAGCCCCTCGTTTTCGCGGAAAAAAAGATCACCCCACACAAAATGTGTTAGCTGCCTGCGGGTTTGATATGAAATTCACATATGTGTTGTCTGGTTGGGAAGGAACCGCCTCTGACTCGAGAATTTTAAAAGATGCTCTAAGTAGGGAATATCCACTTCGAATCCCCGAAGGTCTGTAATAgtgtaatttataaaattgtctCCATAAATTCAAATTCATAGAGACAGTATGTCATACTTTAATTTGTGTATATAACTGTTGTAGGAAAATTTTATCTAGGCGATGCTGGATTTATGCTAAAGCCTGGGGTACTTACACCATATAGAGGTGTTCGGTATCACCTAAAAGAGTATTCAGTACGTGAGCCCCAAAATCCGAAAGAACTATTCAACCATCACCATTCTTCATTACGAAATGTCATCGAAAGATGTTTCGGAGTTCTAAAGAAAAGATTCCCAATTATAGCTGGTGACACTGAACCTTATTATTCGTTTAAAACTATGAGAGACATTTTTTTGGCATGTTGTATATTGCATAACTTTTTGATGGGTGTCGATGTTGATCAATCTATAATTGAGGCGGTTGACCGAGAATTGCTACAAGAACGCAACATAGATAGATCACAATCAAATCAACAACGTGATGAGGAATATAGATATACAGCAATGCTACGAGATAATATTGCAGCTGAAATGTGGAATGTGTATCAAACTTTATAAGTGATTATGTGATTATATGTTTCCTTTATATGAATATGTAAATATCTGTATTTTACAGTCAGAattatttaattagattttttttagggatttttttaCAGGTTAAGTAATGCCAAATAAAGGAAACAAAACAACAGAAGCTAATCAACCTTCTAAAGACAACTTAAGATGGTCTGATGAGATGGATGAAGTTCTGTTGAATGCATTAGCAGAAGAAGCATTGAAAGGTAATAGACACGATGGCTCGTGGACAACTGAAGCATATGCTAATATTGTGAAGTCTTTGAACTTAGCAATAGGCCCACACATAACAAAGAACCACATTAAGAATAGAATGAAGACGTTGAAAGATCATTTTGCTGAGGCATATGACTTATTTCATCATTTAAGTGGATTTGCATGGAATCCTGTTACTAGAAAGTTTGAAGCTGAAGAAGAAGTGTGGCAAGACTTTATTAAGGTATCTTATACTTTTTTATTACTTATACGAATGACCAAGTTAGTCACAATAACTTTAACATTTCTTTATGCAGGAGAAACCACATGCAGAAAAATGGAAGTAAATGCAAATTAAGCATTATGATACTTTGAAGGAGTTGTTCGGAGCTGATAGAGCTACCGGTAAAGGGGCTGCTACTTCACGAGAAAGACTTCAACAACTTGATAGAGATCACATTGATTTGAATGACTCATTTGAAAACACTGGATTTTCTGACATAGATGTTAATATGGGACATGATACCCCAACATTTTCTGCTAATTTAGATTCACCAAGTGCTCCTCATAGTCAACCAAATCAATTAGGTGGGACTTCAACGTCAAGAGGAACAAAGCGTAAGTCTCCTATGAATGATTTTTTGGAGGCACGATATGAGAAAGTTGCTTTGGGAATTACTACCATGGCCGATGCTGTCAAAGAGGGTAGTTATCTATCTAGCAAGCTACATGACGTAGCTCAGAGGCAGGTTGAATCAGCTGAGAGACAAGCTTCCGTGGCTGAGAGGCAAGTTTCGGTT is a genomic window of Arachis ipaensis cultivar K30076 chromosome B06, Araip1.1, whole genome shotgun sequence containing:
- the LOC107647082 gene encoding protein ALP1-like translates to MDNENIEDANLEDRTNVIHDLEIQVHQVTSTDVYQPEPIQILTRVNEELEKRQNICVTSLTCVMVHALCTLELLSRYRPRQINDENLERENRRAQLMIQLLKSDKCRDVIRMSPEAFQLLCQKLRGTGRVKDSTRSTVEEQVAKFLHIIGHNVKTRTMSFFFHRSGETISRHFHNVLHAILSLEEDFFKQLSSEDVPYEIFHNSRFYPFFKDCIGAIDGTHSRVKVPRMEAPRFRGKKDHPTQNVLAACGFDMKFTYVLSGWEGTASDSRILKDALSREYPLRIPEGKFYLGDAGFMLKPGVLTPYRGVRYHLKEYSVREPQNPKELFNHHHSSLRNVIERCFGVLKKRFPIIAGDTEPYYSFKTMRDIFLACCILHNFLMGVDVDQSIIEAVDRELLQERNIDRSQSNQQRDEEYRYTAMLRDNIAAEMWNVYQTL